One Sphingomonas sp. JUb134 DNA segment encodes these proteins:
- a CDS encoding restriction endonuclease, translated as MSSINRADFRFIEELVEFIRGRGYVLDLSDATFSEFFADELNVDIDDPIYAVNGGSKGKRLRTFLSTVDDDAAARALKALWDHRVQFLASTGNSDPVHNAEGRYLTLVGKLANGTSSGTGEPPRPAHDRAKIEALRSELYELRDLEPQRRGYAFESFLQRIFAEAGLAPRQPFRNVGEQIDGSFVLDNEVYLLEAKWTRSEIGVADLRAFHGKLEKAAWTRGVFISYDGFTEVGLAAFGPARRMFCVEGRDIYEGLDRQIPWVEILRAKFRHAAETGEPFVPLAKLFP; from the coding sequence GTGAGCAGCATCAACCGGGCCGACTTCCGCTTTATCGAGGAATTGGTCGAGTTCATCCGCGGCCGGGGTTACGTGCTTGATCTCTCCGATGCGACGTTTTCGGAATTCTTTGCCGACGAGCTGAACGTCGACATCGATGATCCCATATACGCCGTGAACGGCGGCTCGAAGGGCAAGCGACTGCGCACCTTCCTGTCGACCGTCGATGACGATGCCGCGGCTCGTGCGCTCAAAGCCTTATGGGATCACCGTGTCCAGTTTCTCGCCAGCACCGGCAACAGCGATCCGGTGCACAATGCCGAGGGACGCTATCTGACGCTGGTGGGCAAGCTGGCTAACGGCACATCGTCCGGCACAGGGGAGCCACCCCGGCCGGCTCATGACCGGGCGAAGATCGAAGCACTTCGGTCTGAGCTTTACGAATTGCGGGATCTCGAGCCCCAGCGTCGCGGCTATGCCTTCGAAAGCTTCCTGCAGCGCATCTTTGCCGAGGCTGGTCTCGCTCCCCGTCAGCCATTCCGAAACGTGGGCGAGCAAATCGACGGCAGCTTCGTCCTCGATAATGAGGTCTACCTTCTCGAGGCGAAGTGGACGCGCTCCGAAATCGGCGTCGCGGATCTTCGCGCCTTCCACGGCAAGCTCGAGAAAGCGGCTTGGACCCGAGGCGTGTTCATCAGTTATGACGGCTTCACCGAAGTCGGTCTCGCAGCGTTTGGTCCCGCCCGCCGCATGTTCTGCGTCGAGGGTCGCGACATTTACGAAGGCCTCGATCGGCAAATCCCCTGGGTTGAGATTCTCCGCGCCAAGTTCAGACATGCCGCTGAGACGGGCGAGCCGTTCGTGCCGTTGGCGAAGCTGTTCCCGTAG
- a CDS encoding nucleotidyl transferase AbiEii/AbiGii toxin family protein yields MTDDLQSANQYDDRTSNAVRSVLVEIGQTLGSYRGKFAVIGGAVPWLLLEDSEMRHVGTADIDLSLDAEALAEDAEYAGLVESLHKQGYAPGEDLKNFQMMRTVDPGDGGAPITIVVDFLRPYDSVIEKNRPPLTTDFATQRAFGADLATRFYEMVAVEGAMPNGGINRVMIAVASIPALLAMKGHALDGRDKPKDAYDVYFSIRNFPGGIEALAAACVPLLSERSAAEGFAKIAGKFRSFEDFGPTSVRRFVEGTDILEDRSPDEWQQDALGQVQAWLAAIGYGERAS; encoded by the coding sequence ATGACCGACGATCTGCAGTCTGCAAACCAGTATGACGACCGCACCAGCAATGCGGTGAGATCGGTCCTCGTCGAGATCGGCCAGACGCTCGGCAGCTATCGCGGCAAATTTGCCGTCATTGGCGGTGCGGTGCCATGGCTCCTCCTTGAGGACAGCGAGATGCGCCATGTCGGCACCGCCGATATCGACCTCAGCCTCGATGCGGAAGCGCTGGCCGAGGACGCCGAATATGCCGGTCTGGTCGAGTCCCTCCATAAGCAGGGCTATGCGCCGGGTGAAGACCTCAAGAACTTCCAGATGATGCGTACCGTCGACCCCGGTGATGGGGGGGCTCCCATCACCATCGTCGTCGACTTCTTGCGGCCCTATGACTCGGTGATCGAAAAGAACAGGCCGCCCCTCACGACCGATTTCGCCACCCAGCGCGCTTTCGGCGCGGACCTCGCGACGCGCTTCTACGAAATGGTCGCGGTGGAAGGGGCAATGCCCAACGGCGGCATCAACCGGGTGATGATCGCCGTCGCCTCCATCCCGGCGCTTCTCGCCATGAAGGGACATGCGCTCGACGGTCGCGACAAGCCGAAAGACGCCTACGATGTCTACTTCTCAATCCGGAACTTTCCAGGCGGTATCGAGGCCCTGGCCGCTGCGTGCGTTCCCCTGCTATCAGAGCGCAGCGCGGCCGAAGGCTTCGCTAAGATCGCCGGCAAGTTCCGCAGCTTCGAGGATTTCGGTCCCACCAGCGTGCGACGTTTCGTCGAGGGCACGGACATTCTCGAAGACCGGTCCCCGGACGAATGGCAGCAGGACGCGTTGGGCCAGGTCCAGGCATGGCTGGCAGCCATAGGCTACGGCGAGAGGGCCTCGTGA
- a CDS encoding type IV toxin-antitoxin system AbiEi family antitoxin: MKAQNSLNVERQAAEEMKAFLAGLPNLTRSHVERHGTAGKPDDGVDLVAEGSFAGKPLHLIVEVKSSGQPRMVRSAAEQLHRYMRNHAGHAVPVVMAPYLSKQARDVCREEGVGYLDFMGNALIASGTIYIEREVPGQPEPERRALRSLYKPKSARVLRRLLREPDRRWRTAELADAAGVSSGLVSNVGSALRERGWAEQTDEGLALIDPDALLDSWADNYEPPRGEEHRRYTSLHGKALADRLEGLSSLEGRVALASFSAAQQLAPYVRHPNTYFYADEMGLASLDDLLGASDAPKGANVTIVVPEEDGVLDDAVHVGEGILVTSPVQTYLDLMQMGDRGSEGAAELRHRLLGWRA; encoded by the coding sequence ATGAAAGCGCAAAATTCACTGAACGTCGAGCGTCAGGCGGCCGAGGAGATGAAGGCCTTCCTGGCCGGTCTGCCGAACCTGACCCGTAGCCATGTCGAGCGTCATGGCACCGCGGGCAAGCCGGACGACGGAGTCGACCTCGTCGCCGAAGGCAGCTTCGCGGGAAAACCTCTCCACCTCATCGTTGAGGTGAAAAGCAGTGGGCAACCGCGCATGGTGCGCAGCGCGGCCGAGCAGCTTCACCGCTACATGCGCAACCATGCGGGGCACGCTGTACCCGTCGTGATGGCGCCGTATCTCTCGAAGCAGGCCCGAGACGTGTGTCGGGAAGAGGGCGTCGGTTACCTGGATTTCATGGGCAATGCTCTGATTGCCTCGGGCACGATCTACATCGAACGCGAGGTACCTGGTCAGCCGGAGCCGGAACGGCGCGCGCTTCGCTCGCTCTACAAGCCCAAGTCAGCGCGCGTTCTTCGTCGGCTGTTGCGCGAACCAGATCGTCGCTGGCGCACCGCAGAACTCGCCGACGCGGCCGGGGTCAGCAGCGGGCTCGTCAGTAATGTCGGATCGGCGCTTCGCGAACGCGGTTGGGCGGAGCAGACCGACGAGGGGCTCGCATTGATAGACCCTGACGCTCTGCTCGACAGCTGGGCGGACAATTACGAGCCCCCTCGTGGCGAGGAACATCGTCGCTACACCAGCCTTCATGGCAAGGCGCTGGCGGACCGTCTTGAGGGGCTGTCGAGTTTGGAAGGGCGGGTCGCGCTCGCTTCCTTCTCAGCGGCGCAGCAACTGGCGCCCTATGTCCGCCACCCCAATACCTATTTCTACGCCGACGAGATGGGCCTTGCCTCGCTCGACGATCTGCTTGGTGCCAGCGATGCCCCAAAGGGCGCCAACGTCACGATAGTGGTCCCCGAGGAGGACGGAGTCCTCGACGACGCCGTCCATGTCGGCGAGGGCATCCTCGTGACCAGTCCGGTCCAGACCTACCTCGACCTCATGCAGATGGGCGACCGCGGTAGCGAGGGTGCGGCCGAACTGCGTCACCGCCTGCTGGGCTGGCGCGCATGA
- a CDS encoding strawberry notch C-terminal domain-containing protein produces MVDEAGNPVYNPEAEAARAQLIEDLCALPPITSALDGLLEQFGHETVAEVTGRTKRLVSTGDGRQKLETRSTRTSQAEAAAFMQGRKRILIFSDAGGTGRSYHASRDVPNQEQRVHLLLEPGWRADRAIQGLGRTHRTHQASTPLFRPVTTDCKGELRFTSTIARRLDSLGALTRGQRQTGGQNLFDPADNLESEYACAALVSWFHLLVGGKLTSISHSDFERRTGLELCDKDGVMKDELPPIQRWLNRILALPIALQNKIFDEFLSLVETRVSAARDAGRLDVGVETILVDSATLIDDTVLRTDPVSGATSHLLSIEIAHRRTPLSLDRILHIADNDGTAESLVNAKSGGVALQIRARALMEEKEGTPIPRFELLRPTRRQYMREQELLESAWTPIDRDAFCEKWLEEVGIAANKVDTETIRLATGLLLPIWSALPNDHLVVNRIADKAGNSWLGRLVFDEHVVQLFTKLGIDRVENMPASDIVKSVWSGRNVDVARPFAMTIKRSLVNGSRRIELVGAPVQQLSWLKSVGCFTEVIQYRTRVFIPVDQAAAVVEGITQAAIAAPG; encoded by the coding sequence ATGGTCGATGAGGCGGGTAACCCGGTCTACAATCCGGAGGCGGAAGCGGCACGAGCACAGCTCATCGAGGACCTGTGCGCGTTGCCCCCGATCACCTCCGCGCTCGATGGTCTCCTCGAGCAGTTCGGCCATGAGACCGTCGCCGAAGTGACCGGCCGGACCAAGCGGCTCGTCTCGACAGGTGATGGCCGGCAGAAGCTCGAGACCCGCTCGACCCGGACCAGCCAGGCCGAGGCGGCCGCCTTCATGCAGGGCCGCAAGCGGATCCTCATATTCTCCGACGCCGGCGGAACGGGCAGGTCGTATCACGCATCGCGCGACGTTCCGAACCAGGAGCAGCGCGTTCACCTCCTGCTGGAGCCAGGTTGGCGCGCGGACCGGGCCATTCAGGGTCTCGGCCGCACCCACCGGACGCATCAGGCGAGCACCCCGCTGTTCCGGCCGGTGACAACCGACTGCAAAGGCGAACTTCGCTTCACGAGCACGATCGCGCGCCGTCTCGACAGCCTCGGTGCTCTCACTCGCGGGCAGCGTCAGACGGGAGGGCAGAATCTCTTCGATCCTGCGGATAACCTGGAAAGCGAGTACGCCTGCGCGGCGCTGGTCAGCTGGTTCCACCTGCTGGTCGGCGGCAAGTTGACCAGCATCTCCCACAGCGACTTCGAACGGCGCACCGGCCTGGAGCTCTGCGACAAGGACGGCGTGATGAAGGATGAGCTCCCGCCCATTCAGCGATGGCTCAATAGGATTCTGGCGCTGCCGATCGCTCTGCAGAACAAGATCTTCGACGAGTTTCTCTCGCTCGTCGAAACTCGTGTCTCGGCCGCGCGCGATGCGGGCCGGCTCGATGTCGGCGTCGAGACGATCCTCGTCGATAGTGCGACGCTGATCGATGATACGGTGCTGAGGACCGATCCAGTCAGCGGGGCGACATCGCATCTCCTGTCGATCGAGATCGCGCACCGCAGGACCCCGCTCTCCCTCGACCGCATCCTCCACATCGCCGACAACGACGGCACGGCCGAATCCCTGGTCAACGCCAAGTCAGGCGGGGTCGCGCTGCAGATCCGGGCCCGCGCACTCATGGAGGAGAAGGAAGGGACTCCCATTCCGCGCTTCGAGCTTCTGCGGCCGACGCGGCGCCAATATATGCGGGAACAGGAACTGCTCGAGAGTGCGTGGACGCCGATCGACCGCGACGCATTCTGTGAAAAATGGCTCGAAGAGGTCGGAATCGCGGCGAACAAGGTCGACACCGAGACCATCCGACTTGCCACCGGTCTGCTGCTCCCAATCTGGTCGGCGCTTCCGAACGATCATCTCGTGGTCAATCGGATTGCCGACAAGGCCGGCAACAGCTGGCTCGGTCGTCTCGTCTTTGACGAACATGTCGTGCAGCTCTTCACGAAGCTCGGCATCGACCGCGTCGAGAACATGCCAGCCTCTGACATCGTCAAGTCCGTGTGGTCAGGGCGTAACGTCGATGTCGCTCGGCCCTTCGCCATGACGATCAAGCGCTCGCTGGTGAACGGCAGCCGCAGGATCGAACTGGTTGGAGCGCCGGTTCAGCAGCTGTCCTGGCTCAAGTCCGTTGGCTGCTTCACCGAGGTCATCCAATATCGCACACGCGTTTTCATCCCCGTAGATCAAGCTGCCGCGGTGGTCGAAGGGATCACGCAGGCGGCAATCGCCGCGCCGGGCTGA
- a CDS encoding tyrosine-type recombinase/integrase — MTALAPHLSTYLREHLPRERAVSPHTVKTYANCFVLLVQFAADRLKRRPTDLEIEDLGTDMIMAFLDHVENGRGSCVRTRNGRLAAIRSFFRYIEYRIPACLDQALRVRSIPTKKTDKALIDYLDRAEIKALLDAPDPRTRLGTRDRAMLHLAYAGGLRVSELVTLQLRDFPDRSLSTVHIMGKGRRERVLPLWKETQFALRAWLAIRPDAQAAEIFLNAKGQPMTRDGFAFRLAEHVKAAAEKQPSIFGKRVTPHVLRHSCAMHTLAATGDIRKVALWLGHASIQSTETYLRADPEEKLQILAAQGAPAIRPGRFKPQSDDLLSMLQEIRAGGHVKI, encoded by the coding sequence ATGACGGCTCTCGCTCCGCATCTCTCGACCTACCTGCGTGAACATCTGCCACGCGAACGTGCTGTTAGTCCGCACACGGTGAAGACCTACGCCAACTGCTTCGTCCTCCTGGTCCAGTTCGCTGCCGATCGGCTGAAGCGTCGGCCGACCGATCTCGAGATCGAGGATCTCGGCACCGACATGATCATGGCCTTCCTTGACCATGTCGAGAACGGTCGCGGCAGCTGTGTTCGGACTCGCAATGGCAGGCTCGCCGCGATCCGGTCCTTCTTCCGCTACATCGAGTATCGTATTCCGGCCTGCCTAGATCAGGCCCTTCGCGTCAGATCGATCCCTACCAAGAAGACCGACAAGGCGCTGATCGACTACCTCGACCGGGCAGAGATCAAGGCTTTGCTCGACGCCCCGGATCCCCGGACACGCCTTGGCACCCGCGATCGCGCAATGCTGCATCTGGCCTATGCTGGCGGGCTGAGGGTGTCGGAACTCGTAACGCTACAACTGCGCGATTTCCCGGACCGCTCCCTGTCCACCGTGCACATCATGGGCAAGGGTCGGCGTGAACGGGTCCTCCCGCTCTGGAAGGAGACTCAGTTCGCATTGCGCGCGTGGCTTGCGATCCGCCCCGATGCGCAAGCTGCCGAGATATTCCTCAATGCCAAAGGGCAACCCATGACCCGCGACGGATTTGCGTTCCGTTTGGCGGAGCACGTCAAGGCCGCGGCAGAGAAGCAGCCGTCGATCTTTGGAAAGCGCGTAACACCGCACGTGCTGCGCCATTCCTGCGCAATGCACACGCTCGCGGCGACCGGGGACATTCGCAAGGTCGCATTATGGCTCGGGCACGCCAGCATCCAGAGCACCGAGACCTATTTGCGCGCCGATCCCGAGGAAAAGCTGCAAATTCTCGCGGCGCAGGGCGCCCCTGCCATCAGGCCCGGGCGCTTCAAGCCGCAAAGCGACGATCTACTATCAATGCTTCAGGAAATACGTGCAGGAGGTCATGTCAAAATTTGA
- a CDS encoding tyrosine-type recombinase/integrase yields MLNIHISRYVTLHRNLGRKYSEQDRMLRQYAAYAEGFGDQHTQVQRIYDWCHTSSSQYVARRRFDTARNFSLFAHAEDSGHEVPPAGVFGRGKRPRPTPKIIEPDQVRAIMTAALDVPPQGTISPYTYHYLFGLLAATGLRISEALALQCNDLVEDGLIVRNGKFGKQRLIALQPSTRQALEAYLATRARLGATGNDLFVTIRGRAPHKVRAHIVFVRLARQLGYRGPTGTAGMRLHDLRHTFAVRSLESCPPDREAIAHHMAGLSVYLGHASVANTYWYLEATPVLLRDIAAASEQLYRGEAA; encoded by the coding sequence ATGCTGAACATCCACATTTCCAGATACGTCACGCTGCATCGCAACCTGGGTCGCAAGTATTCCGAACAGGACCGGATGCTCCGCCAGTACGCTGCATACGCCGAGGGTTTCGGCGATCAGCACACTCAGGTCCAGCGCATCTACGACTGGTGCCACACGTCGAGCTCACAATATGTGGCTCGCCGGAGGTTCGACACCGCACGTAACTTCAGCCTTTTCGCGCACGCCGAAGATTCAGGCCACGAAGTTCCGCCTGCCGGCGTATTCGGCCGGGGCAAGCGGCCACGCCCGACGCCGAAGATCATTGAACCGGACCAAGTGCGGGCGATCATGACTGCTGCATTGGACGTTCCACCCCAAGGCACGATCAGCCCATACACGTACCACTACCTGTTCGGGCTGCTGGCGGCGACAGGTCTCCGGATTTCTGAGGCCCTCGCATTACAATGCAACGATCTGGTCGAGGATGGCTTGATCGTCCGCAACGGCAAGTTCGGCAAGCAGCGGCTGATTGCCTTGCAGCCGTCGACCCGTCAGGCGCTCGAAGCATATCTCGCCACCCGGGCAAGGCTCGGCGCCACGGGCAATGACCTGTTCGTGACCATCCGCGGAAGAGCCCCCCATAAAGTGCGCGCGCACATCGTGTTCGTCAGGCTGGCCCGACAGCTTGGATACCGCGGACCAACTGGAACGGCCGGGATGCGGCTACACGACTTGCGGCACACTTTCGCCGTGCGTTCCCTTGAGTCCTGCCCACCTGACAGGGAGGCGATCGCACACCACATGGCCGGACTCAGCGTCTATCTGGGGCACGCGTCGGTCGCCAACACTTATTGGTATCTCGAGGCCACTCCAGTGCTGCTGCGCGATATCGCTGCCGCCAGCGAGCAACTTTACCGAGGAGAAGCGGCATGA
- a CDS encoding tyrosine-type recombinase/integrase, translating into MRSRSSLPFRAAPLRVEDPPSHGALLTAFLSSLSLDEKSGCAVLYGAAVRHFLHWLGLHKIAIRTIDDRAVRRFEKHGCRCHRYSAQQAHYKADQAARVRRFVRFLEDQGYVEVDDGIDDLPRHLADYSDAIDRLQLAEGPAQAYRSEAEHFVAWLRMARRQWIEIDDAIIDHYAAHDCRCPVWRKRGKLVATGTKRRRRCARHFVEFLRGRGAIPLVEPVADDDPHMSAYLAWLKQHRGATDETIRRYRTDIRRLMPMLGEPAQWDAAGLRSAFQRRSKETPGSASLLVTIMRSYIRFLVVRGECRPALLHAVPSVQRYRLSTLPRHVDPATIERIIAACPTDRPVEVRDKAIILLLARLGLRAADIQDMRLDDIDWRSGHLTVKGKTRRPDRLPLPQDVGDAILAYLAAARPKTAEKHLFLRAQAPFRPFRSSAEIAGIVARTRDRGGIEGVPTGSHIFRHSLATNLLRAGAGLESVGTILRHSSPETTAIYAKVDLPMLMKIAQPWPGEQSC; encoded by the coding sequence ATGCGATCAAGATCATCATTGCCGTTTCGAGCGGCCCCGCTCCGGGTCGAAGACCCGCCCAGTCACGGCGCCCTTCTCACCGCATTCCTCTCCTCTCTGTCGCTCGACGAGAAGTCAGGCTGTGCGGTTCTGTATGGCGCGGCGGTCCGCCATTTCCTGCATTGGCTGGGCCTGCATAAGATCGCGATCCGCACGATTGACGATCGGGCTGTCCGGCGGTTCGAGAAGCATGGGTGCCGGTGCCACCGGTATTCGGCGCAGCAAGCGCACTACAAGGCTGACCAAGCAGCAAGGGTCAGGCGCTTCGTCCGGTTCCTGGAAGATCAAGGCTACGTCGAAGTCGACGACGGGATCGACGATCTGCCACGGCACCTCGCCGACTATTCCGATGCGATCGATCGCCTGCAACTTGCCGAGGGACCGGCACAGGCCTATCGGTCCGAGGCCGAGCATTTCGTGGCCTGGCTTCGCATGGCGCGGCGCCAATGGATCGAGATCGATGACGCGATCATCGACCACTATGCAGCGCATGATTGCCGATGCCCGGTCTGGCGCAAGCGGGGCAAGCTGGTCGCAACGGGCACCAAGCGGCGGCGGCGATGCGCACGGCACTTCGTCGAGTTCCTGCGAGGCCGGGGCGCCATCCCATTGGTTGAACCGGTGGCGGACGATGACCCGCACATGTCGGCTTACTTGGCATGGCTCAAGCAACACCGCGGCGCCACGGACGAGACGATCCGGCGCTACCGGACTGATATCAGACGGCTCATGCCAATGCTGGGCGAGCCTGCGCAATGGGATGCCGCCGGACTCAGGAGCGCATTCCAACGACGAAGCAAGGAGACGCCGGGCTCGGCATCGCTGCTCGTCACGATAATGAGGAGCTACATCCGGTTTCTGGTCGTGCGTGGCGAGTGCCGGCCGGCTTTATTGCATGCAGTTCCATCAGTGCAGCGCTACCGCCTTTCGACGCTGCCGCGCCATGTCGACCCGGCAACGATCGAGAGGATCATTGCGGCCTGTCCGACAGATCGTCCGGTGGAAGTCCGGGACAAGGCCATCATTCTCCTGCTCGCCAGGCTCGGCCTGCGGGCTGCCGATATTCAGGACATGCGTCTCGACGACATCGACTGGCGATCCGGCCACCTGACGGTCAAGGGCAAGACGCGTCGACCGGACCGCCTGCCATTGCCGCAGGATGTTGGCGACGCGATCCTGGCATATCTTGCGGCAGCCCGCCCGAAGACCGCCGAAAAGCATCTGTTCCTGCGTGCACAAGCACCGTTTCGGCCATTCCGCTCGTCCGCTGAGATCGCGGGCATCGTCGCTCGTACGCGCGACCGCGGTGGAATCGAAGGAGTGCCGACCGGGTCACACATATTCCGGCATTCGCTTGCCACCAACCTGCTGCGCGCAGGCGCAGGCCTGGAGTCCGTCGGGACCATCCTGCGTCACAGCTCGCCCGAGACCACTGCCATCTACGCCAAGGTCGATCTGCCGATGCTCATGAAGATCGCGCAGCCCTGGCCGGGAGAGCAGTCATGCTGA
- a CDS encoding strawberry notch-like NTP hydrolase domain-containing protein: MTDLFHAAATADHDAARLLLPHLGSGRPITRRLLNEVMASAYGGSDADGRWTQRTSFEVLEHALALHLRAAGSGLRSFADVSAIVALSDRLPTQTVRSEEQLDWQQFSTPIDIAAVAVLLADVQADDVILEPSAGNGLLVAHLGSYKVLQLNELDPVRRARLHRVFPEATISGEDGATINSTLSAAEPPTLILMNPPFSRSLGRGADDYAAVRHLQAALRRLRSGGRVVAIMPDWFGPSARMRDQYETVLRDVTVRTAIRLEKCYLKHGTSVAVRLFVIDKAPGNAPPAIIQRSSVGELLPALRVPERSTLKSDAPMPAPRRSAGISIFRALKSSRPEPRAYHAPVRNDVLPVDYEKLATPAPLLEQTGVYLPYRPSRISFATAGEHPTPLVESVAMGSIPAPIPDYVPSLPERTVAERLLSASQLETVVYAGHAWSQTIPGRFKPNKEGVGLTLAEDGDIYRKGFFLGDGTGAGKGRQIAACILDNWLQGRRRNIWVTKNAPLLEDARRDWTALGGVSGDIQPISNWKIDEPIRLDQGVLLVTYPTLRSMRGNHSRLRQIVDWAGADFQGVLAFDEAHEMGGVAGGEGALGAKEGSQQGICGVLLQNQLPGARVLYASATGASDVNNLAYAVRLGLWGPETAFADREQFISSIRQGGIAAMELVARDLKATGLYMARALSFAGVEYEILRHELTPAQIEIYDTYADAWSIIHQNMERALELTGIVDGLENATLNSGAKASARSRFESTKQRFFGQVLLSMKLPTVIAAVRRHLANGQSVVLQLVTTAESILDRRLDALSPDDRADLEIDLSPREYM, translated from the coding sequence ATGACCGACCTCTTCCACGCGGCCGCCACGGCGGACCATGATGCCGCGCGCCTGCTCCTTCCACATCTCGGATCAGGCCGCCCGATCACCCGCCGCCTGCTCAACGAGGTAATGGCCTCCGCCTACGGTGGCTCCGACGCCGACGGGCGCTGGACACAGCGAACAAGCTTCGAGGTTCTCGAGCACGCGCTGGCTCTCCATCTTCGCGCGGCCGGCTCTGGCTTGCGCTCGTTCGCCGATGTGAGCGCCATTGTCGCGCTCTCGGATCGCCTTCCTACCCAGACCGTGCGGAGCGAGGAGCAACTCGACTGGCAGCAATTTTCGACGCCGATCGACATCGCCGCAGTTGCGGTGCTGTTGGCCGACGTACAGGCGGACGACGTCATCCTTGAGCCGAGCGCTGGCAACGGCCTGCTCGTCGCTCATTTGGGCTCATACAAGGTTCTTCAGCTCAACGAACTCGACCCCGTCAGGCGGGCGCGGCTGCATCGGGTGTTCCCGGAAGCCACGATCTCGGGTGAGGACGGTGCGACGATCAACTCGACCCTTTCCGCGGCCGAACCGCCAACCCTCATTCTCATGAATCCGCCGTTCTCGCGGTCCCTCGGACGTGGTGCCGATGACTATGCGGCGGTCCGCCACCTCCAGGCGGCCCTCCGTCGCCTCCGATCAGGCGGGCGAGTGGTTGCGATCATGCCCGACTGGTTCGGCCCGAGCGCCAGGATGCGCGACCAATATGAGACCGTGCTTCGCGACGTTACCGTCCGCACCGCGATCCGCCTCGAGAAATGCTACCTTAAGCACGGCACGTCTGTCGCCGTTCGGCTGTTCGTGATCGACAAGGCGCCCGGCAATGCACCGCCGGCGATCATTCAACGATCTTCCGTCGGCGAGCTTCTGCCCGCATTACGCGTTCCCGAAAGATCGACGCTCAAGAGCGACGCCCCGATGCCTGCGCCGAGACGATCGGCCGGTATCTCGATCTTCCGCGCCCTCAAAAGCAGCCGCCCAGAGCCCCGCGCCTATCACGCGCCCGTTCGCAACGACGTCCTCCCCGTCGACTACGAAAAGCTCGCGACCCCGGCGCCGCTCCTTGAACAAACGGGCGTCTATCTTCCCTACCGTCCGAGCCGGATCAGCTTTGCCACCGCCGGCGAGCATCCAACTCCCCTCGTAGAATCCGTGGCGATGGGTTCGATCCCGGCCCCGATCCCCGACTATGTCCCGTCGCTCCCCGAGCGTACGGTCGCGGAGCGGCTCCTCTCCGCCTCCCAACTCGAGACGGTCGTCTATGCCGGGCACGCCTGGTCCCAGACCATCCCGGGCAGATTCAAGCCGAACAAGGAAGGCGTTGGCCTGACACTTGCCGAAGACGGGGACATCTATCGCAAGGGTTTCTTCCTGGGCGATGGCACCGGCGCGGGGAAAGGCCGGCAGATTGCGGCCTGCATCCTCGACAATTGGCTTCAGGGTCGACGGCGCAATATCTGGGTCACGAAAAATGCCCCGCTCCTCGAAGATGCGCGGCGCGACTGGACCGCATTGGGCGGTGTCAGCGGCGACATTCAGCCGATCTCCAACTGGAAGATCGACGAACCTATCAGGCTCGACCAGGGCGTCCTGCTCGTCACCTATCCGACATTGCGCTCGATGCGCGGCAACCACAGCCGGCTGAGGCAAATCGTCGACTGGGCTGGCGCCGACTTCCAGGGCGTGCTGGCGTTCGACGAGGCCCATGAGATGGGCGGCGTCGCCGGCGGGGAGGGGGCGCTTGGCGCCAAGGAGGGCTCGCAGCAGGGGATCTGTGGCGTCCTTCTCCAGAACCAGCTTCCCGGCGCACGTGTACTCTATGCGTCGGCCACGGGCGCGTCAGACGTCAACAACCTCGCCTATGCGGTCCGCCTCGGCCTCTGGGGACCCGAAACAGCCTTCGCGGATCGCGAGCAATTCATCAGCAGTATCCGCCAAGGCGGCATCGCAGCGATGGAGCTGGTCGCGCGCGACCTCAAGGCGACTGGCCTCTACATGGCGCGCGCGCTGAGCTTCGCCGGCGTCGAATATGAAATTCTCCGGCACGAGCTGACCCCCGCCCAGATCGAGATCTACGACACCTATGCGGATGCATGGTCGATCATCCACCAGAATATGGAACGGGCCCTCGAACTCACCGGCATCGTCGACGGGCTGGAAAACGCGACACTGAATAGCGGCGCCAAGGCGTCGGCCAGATCGCGCTTCGAGTCGACCAAGCAGCGTTTCTTCGGCCAGGTCCTGCTTTCGATGAAGCTGCCGACCGTGATCGCGGCTGTGCGTCGCCACCTGGCGAATGGCCAGTCGGTGGTCCTCCAGCTCGTGACCACCGCTGAGTCTATCCTCGATCGCCGGCTCGATGCGCTGAGCCCGGATGACCGGGCCGATCTCGAGATCGACCTCTCGCCCCGCGAATATATGTAA